From one Nonomuraea polychroma genomic stretch:
- a CDS encoding ABC transporter ATP-binding protein, which yields MRQGLRVLGVAIRTEKAVFALAVLASAVYGGMTVASSWALGWATQHVLLPAFAEGEVASGALWTGVFLIVGTALLKAFGVAGRRILAGVMQYRMQARSRRDVTQQYLRLPLSWHHRHPTGQLLSNASADAEAAWAPLAPLPMALGVVVMLVTAAIAMVFTDLVLALVGFLIFPAIAVLNLVYQRRLSPLATRAQQLRAEVSEIAHESFDGALVVKTLGREDLETERFQRRAHELRDANIAVGRVRGLFDPMLEALPTIGVLAVLAVGALRLSGGSIDSGDLVQVAYLFTLLAFPIRALGWVLAELPRSVVGWERVQAVLEATGSMAYGDAATTSSGPAALEVRGVSYRYGEAEVLHDVTFDVPAGRTVALVGPTGAGKSTLVQLLVRLVDPDSGQVLLDGVDLRELAYGGVAASVALVPQQTFLFDDTVRGNIALGLETADEDVWAALRLAQADGFVARLADGLGTRVGERGATLSGGQRQRLALARAIVRRPRLLVLDDATSSVDPQVEARILYGLRDAAEASTVVVVAYRMATIALADEVVYLDHGRVADRGTHEELLDRCPGYRNLVTAYEREEAERAAIDVLAEDEESLAGEEEEVSA from the coding sequence ATGCGCCAAGGACTACGCGTCCTTGGGGTGGCCATTCGCACCGAGAAGGCGGTCTTCGCGCTGGCCGTGCTGGCCAGCGCCGTCTATGGCGGCATGACCGTCGCCTCCTCCTGGGCGCTGGGCTGGGCCACGCAGCACGTGCTGCTGCCCGCCTTCGCCGAGGGTGAGGTGGCCTCGGGGGCGCTGTGGACCGGGGTGTTCCTCATCGTCGGCACGGCCCTGCTCAAGGCGTTCGGCGTGGCCGGCCGCCGCATCCTGGCCGGGGTCATGCAATACCGGATGCAGGCGAGATCACGCAGGGACGTCACCCAGCAGTACCTGCGGCTGCCCCTGTCCTGGCATCACCGCCACCCCACCGGGCAGCTGCTGTCGAACGCCAGCGCCGACGCCGAGGCCGCCTGGGCGCCGCTCGCCCCGCTGCCGATGGCGCTGGGCGTGGTCGTCATGCTGGTCACCGCGGCGATCGCGATGGTGTTCACCGACCTCGTGCTCGCGCTCGTGGGTTTCCTGATCTTCCCGGCCATCGCTGTGCTCAACCTCGTCTACCAGCGCAGGCTGAGCCCGCTCGCCACCCGCGCGCAGCAACTGCGCGCCGAGGTCAGCGAGATCGCGCACGAGAGCTTCGACGGCGCGCTCGTCGTCAAGACCCTCGGCAGGGAGGACCTGGAGACCGAGCGTTTCCAGCGCCGCGCCCACGAGCTGCGCGACGCCAACATCGCCGTCGGCCGGGTGCGCGGGCTGTTCGACCCGATGCTGGAGGCACTGCCCACGATCGGCGTGCTGGCGGTGCTCGCCGTCGGCGCGCTGCGCCTGTCGGGCGGCTCCATCGACTCCGGCGACCTGGTCCAGGTCGCCTACCTGTTCACGCTGCTGGCCTTCCCGATCAGGGCGCTCGGCTGGGTGCTGGCCGAGCTGCCGCGCAGCGTCGTCGGCTGGGAGCGGGTGCAGGCCGTGCTGGAGGCCACCGGCTCCATGGCGTACGGCGACGCCGCCACGACCTCCTCCGGCCCGGCCGCCCTGGAGGTGCGCGGGGTGTCGTACCGCTACGGCGAGGCCGAGGTGCTGCACGACGTCACCTTCGACGTGCCGGCCGGCCGCACCGTCGCCCTGGTCGGGCCCACCGGGGCCGGCAAGTCCACGCTGGTGCAGCTGCTCGTGCGGCTCGTCGACCCCGACTCCGGCCAGGTCCTGCTCGACGGGGTCGACCTGCGGGAGCTGGCCTACGGCGGCGTCGCCGCGTCGGTCGCTTTGGTGCCGCAGCAGACGTTCCTGTTCGACGACACGGTGCGCGGCAACATCGCGCTCGGCCTGGAAACCGCCGACGAGGACGTGTGGGCCGCGCTGCGGCTGGCCCAGGCCGACGGCTTCGTCGCCAGGCTGGCCGACGGCCTCGGCACTCGCGTGGGCGAGCGCGGCGCCACCCTGTCCGGCGGCCAGCGCCAGCGCCTCGCGCTGGCCCGCGCGATCGTCCGCCGGCCGCGCCTGCTCGTGCTCGACGACGCCACCTCCAGCGTGGACCCACAGGTCGAGGCCAGGATCCTGTACGGGCTCCGCGACGCCGCCGAGGCCTCCACCGTCGTGGTCGTCGCCTACCGCATGGCCACGATCGCGCTCGCCGACGAGGTCGTCTACCTGGACCACGGCCGGGTCGCGGACCGCGGCACGCACGAGGAGCTGCTCGACCGCTGCCCGGGCTACCGCAACCTGGTGACCGCCTACGAGCGCGAGGAGGCCGAGCGCGCCGCCATCGACGTGCTGGCGGAAGACGAAGAGTCCCTGGCGGGCGAGGAAGAAGAGGTCAGCGCATGA
- the hisF gene encoding imidazole glycerol phosphate synthase subunit HisF, producing MTVAVRVIPCLDVDAGRVVKGVNFENLRDAGDPVELARRYDEEGADELTFLDITASSGERETMLDVVRRTAEQVFIPLTVGGGVRSVEDINRLLRAGADKVSLNTAAIARPELLTEASRRFGAQCVVLSVDARRAPGTPSGFEVTTHGGRRGTGIDAVEWAARGEELGVGEILLNSMDGDGTLDGYDLEMLRAVRAAVRVPVIASGGAGRLEDFAPAVEAGADAVLAASVLHFGTLKIPEIKGALAAAGYPVRK from the coding sequence ATGACCGTAGCGGTAAGAGTCATTCCCTGTCTCGACGTGGACGCCGGACGCGTGGTCAAGGGCGTCAACTTCGAGAACCTGCGCGACGCGGGCGACCCCGTCGAGCTGGCCAGGCGTTACGACGAGGAGGGCGCCGACGAGCTGACCTTCCTCGACATCACCGCTTCGTCCGGTGAGCGGGAGACCATGCTCGACGTCGTCCGCCGGACGGCCGAGCAGGTGTTCATCCCGCTCACCGTCGGTGGCGGGGTGCGCTCGGTCGAGGACATCAACCGGCTGCTGCGGGCGGGCGCCGACAAGGTGTCGCTCAACACGGCCGCGATCGCCCGGCCCGAGCTGCTCACCGAGGCGTCCCGGCGCTTCGGCGCCCAGTGCGTCGTGCTGTCCGTGGACGCCCGGCGCGCTCCGGGCACCCCGAGCGGCTTCGAGGTGACCACGCACGGCGGGCGGCGCGGCACCGGGATCGACGCGGTGGAGTGGGCGGCACGTGGCGAGGAGTTGGGCGTCGGCGAGATCCTGCTCAACTCGATGGACGGTGACGGCACGCTCGACGGTTACGACCTGGAGATGCTGCGCGCGGTGCGGGCGGCGGTGCGGGTTCCGGTCATCGCCAGCGGCGGGGCCGGGCGGCTGGAGGATTTCGCCCCCGCGGTGGAGGCGGGGGCCGACGCCGTCCTGGCGGCCAGCGTGCTGCATTTCGGGACGCTGAAGATCCCGGAGATCAAGGGCGCGCTGGCCGCGGCGGGATATCCCGTCAGGAAGTGA
- the priA gene encoding bifunctional 1-(5-phosphoribosyl)-5-((5-phosphoribosylamino)methylideneamino)imidazole-4-carboxamide isomerase/phosphoribosylanthranilate isomerase PriA → MSFVLLPAVDVVDGQAVQLVQGVAGTEKGYGEPLAAALAWQEAGAEWIHMVDLDAAFGRGGNRELIAEVIGRLDVSVELSGGIRDDESLAAALATGCRRVNIGTAALENPGWCRKVIAEYGDKIAVGLDVRGTTLAARGWTEEGGDLWEVLDRLEADGCPRYVVTDVTKDGMLQGPNLDLYRRICARTDKPVIASGGVSSLDDLVALACLAPDGLEGAIVGSALYAHAFTLENALAAVRV, encoded by the coding sequence ATGTCGTTCGTATTGTTGCCCGCCGTGGACGTCGTCGACGGCCAGGCCGTACAACTGGTCCAGGGTGTGGCCGGGACCGAGAAGGGCTACGGCGAGCCGCTCGCCGCCGCGCTGGCCTGGCAGGAGGCGGGCGCCGAGTGGATCCACATGGTGGACTTGGACGCCGCGTTCGGCCGGGGCGGCAACCGGGAGTTGATCGCCGAGGTGATCGGCCGGCTGGATGTGAGCGTGGAGCTGTCGGGCGGCATCCGCGACGACGAGTCACTGGCCGCCGCGCTGGCCACGGGCTGCCGCCGGGTCAACATCGGCACCGCCGCGCTGGAGAACCCCGGCTGGTGCCGGAAGGTCATCGCCGAGTACGGCGACAAGATCGCGGTCGGCCTGGACGTGCGCGGCACGACGCTGGCCGCTCGCGGCTGGACCGAGGAGGGGGGCGACCTGTGGGAGGTGCTCGATCGGCTGGAGGCCGACGGCTGTCCCCGCTACGTCGTCACCGACGTGACCAAGGACGGCATGCTCCAGGGCCCGAATCTGGATCTGTACCGCCGGATCTGCGCCCGCACCGACAAGCCGGTGATCGCCAGTGGGGGTGTCTCCAGCCTGGATGACCTGGTCGCACTCGCTTGTCTCGCTCCTGACGGACTGGAGGGCGCCATCGTGGGCAGTGCCCTGTACGCTCACGCGTTCACTTTGGAAAACGCGCTGGCCGCGGTTCGCGTGTAG
- a CDS encoding TIGR03085 family metal-binding protein, translating into MTHARGERAALCDLLDRLGPDAPTLCAGWTTYDLAAHLVLRERRPDAMGGIALKPLAGYTASVQDGLKARHPYPELVDMVRKPGGVYGLLPFLDEAVNTLEMFVHHEDVRRAQPAWEPRELPADLDRLIWKRVASGARLMLRKSPVGVVLHRLGGGVALGGPRQGARVEVTGTASELLMFCFGRQKHARVELTGEPDAIARLREAPLGL; encoded by the coding sequence GTGACTCACGCTCGTGGCGAACGCGCCGCGCTCTGCGACCTGCTCGACCGGCTGGGGCCGGACGCGCCGACGCTCTGCGCGGGCTGGACCACCTACGACCTGGCCGCCCACCTGGTGCTGCGCGAGCGCCGACCCGACGCGATGGGCGGGATCGCGCTCAAGCCCCTGGCCGGCTACACCGCCTCGGTCCAGGACGGGCTCAAGGCCCGGCACCCCTATCCCGAGCTGGTCGACATGGTCCGCAAACCCGGCGGCGTCTACGGCCTGCTGCCCTTCCTCGACGAGGCCGTCAACACGCTCGAGATGTTCGTGCACCATGAGGACGTGCGCCGCGCCCAGCCGGCGTGGGAGCCGCGTGAGCTGCCTGCCGACCTCGACAGGCTCATCTGGAAGCGGGTGGCGAGCGGCGCCAGGCTGATGCTGCGCAAGTCGCCCGTGGGCGTGGTGCTGCACCGCCTCGGCGGTGGCGTCGCGCTCGGCGGGCCCCGCCAGGGTGCCCGGGTGGAGGTGACGGGCACGGCCTCCGAGCTGCTGATGTTCTGCTTCGGCCGCCAGAAGCACGCGCGGGTGGAGCTCACCGGCGAGCCCGACGCCATCGCCCGGCTGCGCGAGGCCCCGCTGGGCCTGTAG
- the hisD gene encoding histidinol dehydrogenase: MISRIDMRGSLPDNLRDVLPRAELDVEAALEKVRPICDDVRHRGVAAVRELTARFDGVEIATTRVPAEEIERALRELDPRVRAALEESIRRTRLVHRDQRRSDVTTEVVPGGTVTERWVPVDRVGLYVPGGRAVYPSSVVMNVVPAQEAGVASLAVTSPAQKEFGGLPHPTILAACALLGVDEVYNVGGAQAVAMFAYGTEECPPATMVTGPGNIWVAAAKRLLKGRIGIDSEAGPTEIAILADETADPVHVAADLISQAEHDTIAAAVLVTTSPELADAVEKQLPGQVSATKHSARIAEALGGRQSGIVLVGSLDDGLKVVDAYAAEHLEIHTADAAAVAARVRNAGAIFVGTYAPVSLGDYLAGSNHVLPTGGCACHSSGLSVQSFLRGIHVVDYTREALAGAAAHVSVLADAEDLPAHGAAIRARFDWRVPTETPE, translated from the coding sequence GTGATTTCCCGTATTGACATGCGCGGTTCCCTGCCGGACAACCTGCGCGACGTGCTGCCACGCGCCGAGCTCGACGTCGAGGCCGCCCTGGAGAAGGTGCGGCCGATCTGCGACGACGTGCGCCATCGCGGCGTGGCAGCGGTACGGGAGCTGACGGCCAGGTTCGACGGCGTGGAGATCGCCACCACCCGCGTCCCCGCGGAGGAGATCGAGCGCGCGCTGCGCGAGCTCGACCCCAGGGTGCGGGCGGCGCTGGAGGAGTCGATCAGGCGGACCAGGCTGGTCCACCGCGACCAGCGGCGCTCCGACGTCACCACCGAGGTCGTGCCCGGCGGCACGGTGACCGAGCGGTGGGTGCCGGTCGACCGCGTGGGCCTCTACGTCCCCGGCGGCCGTGCCGTCTATCCGTCCAGCGTGGTCATGAACGTCGTGCCCGCCCAGGAGGCCGGCGTCGCCTCGCTGGCCGTGACCAGCCCGGCGCAGAAGGAGTTCGGCGGGCTGCCGCACCCGACGATCCTGGCGGCGTGCGCGCTGCTCGGCGTGGACGAGGTCTACAACGTCGGCGGGGCGCAGGCCGTGGCGATGTTCGCCTACGGCACCGAGGAGTGCCCGCCCGCCACCATGGTCACCGGCCCCGGCAACATCTGGGTGGCGGCGGCCAAGCGGCTGCTCAAGGGCCGCATCGGCATCGACTCCGAGGCGGGGCCGACCGAGATCGCGATCCTGGCCGACGAGACGGCCGACCCGGTGCACGTGGCGGCCGACCTGATCAGCCAGGCCGAGCACGACACGATCGCGGCCGCCGTGCTGGTCACCACCAGCCCCGAGCTGGCCGACGCCGTGGAGAAGCAGTTGCCGGGACAGGTCTCGGCGACCAAGCACTCCGCACGCATCGCCGAGGCGCTGGGCGGGCGGCAGTCCGGCATCGTGCTGGTCGGCTCGCTCGACGACGGCCTCAAGGTGGTGGACGCCTACGCCGCCGAGCACCTGGAGATCCACACCGCCGATGCCGCCGCCGTCGCCGCGCGGGTCCGCAACGCGGGGGCGATCTTCGTCGGCACGTACGCGCCCGTCTCGCTCGGCGACTACCTCGCCGGGTCCAACCACGTGCTCCCGACGGGCGGCTGCGCCTGCCACTCCAGCGGCCTGTCGGTGCAGTCGTTCCTGCGCGGCATCCACGTGGTCGACTACACGCGTGAGGCGCTCGCAGGCGCCGCCGCCCATGTGTCGGTCCTGGCCGACGCCGAAGACCTGCCCGCACACGGCGCCGCGATCCGCGCCCGTTTCGACTGGCGAGTGCCCACGGAGACTCCCGAGTGA
- the hisB gene encoding imidazoleglycerol-phosphate dehydratase HisB encodes MSRVGRVERVTKETSVLVEVGLDGTGRVEVATGVGFFDHMLAQLGKHGLFDLTVKTEGDLHIDSHHTIEDTALALGTAFREALGDKSGIRRFGSASCPLDESLAQVTVDLSGRPYLVHTEPEGMAPMIGPDYDTTMTRHILESLVAQAAICLHVHVPYGRNAHHIVEAQFKALARALREASELDPRATGVPSTKGVL; translated from the coding sequence GTGAGTCGCGTAGGCCGCGTCGAGCGCGTTACGAAGGAGACCTCGGTCCTGGTGGAGGTCGGCCTCGACGGCACCGGCCGGGTCGAGGTGGCGACCGGGGTCGGCTTCTTCGACCACATGCTGGCCCAGCTCGGCAAGCACGGGCTGTTCGACCTGACCGTCAAGACCGAGGGCGACCTGCACATCGACTCCCATCACACGATCGAGGACACCGCGCTCGCGCTGGGCACGGCGTTCCGCGAGGCGCTGGGCGACAAGTCGGGCATCAGGCGGTTCGGTAGTGCGTCGTGCCCGCTGGACGAGTCGCTCGCCCAGGTCACCGTCGACCTGTCCGGGCGGCCTTACCTGGTGCACACCGAGCCCGAGGGCATGGCGCCGATGATCGGCCCCGACTACGACACGACGATGACGCGCCACATCCTGGAATCGCTCGTCGCCCAGGCGGCGATCTGCCTGCACGTGCACGTCCCGTACGGGCGCAATGCGCATCACATCGTGGAGGCCCAGTTCAAGGCGCTGGCCAGGGCGCTGCGCGAGGCCTCCGAGCTCGATCCGCGCGCGACCGGGGTGCCGAGCACCAAGGGTGTCCTATGA
- the hisH gene encoding imidazole glycerol phosphate synthase subunit HisH, with amino-acid sequence MVTKKDIVVLDYGSGNLRSAERALARVGAEVTVTPDFDAALNADGLVVPGVGAFEACMRGLKSVRGEQIIGRRLSGGRPVLGICVGMQILFARGVEHGVETEGCGEWPGTVERLDAPVLPHMGWNTVKAPAGSVLFAGLDAATRFYFVHSYGVREWELRTGDGFAEPIVTWAEHGVPFVAAVENGPLMATQFHPEKSGDAGAALLKNWLDTVE; translated from the coding sequence GTGGTGACGAAGAAGGACATCGTCGTCCTCGACTACGGGTCGGGCAACCTGCGTTCCGCGGAGCGGGCGCTGGCCAGGGTCGGCGCCGAGGTGACCGTGACGCCCGACTTCGACGCCGCGCTGAACGCCGACGGGCTGGTCGTGCCCGGCGTCGGCGCGTTCGAGGCGTGCATGCGCGGCCTCAAGAGCGTCCGCGGCGAGCAGATCATCGGCAGGCGCCTGTCCGGCGGCCGCCCGGTGCTGGGCATCTGCGTCGGCATGCAGATCCTCTTCGCCCGGGGCGTCGAGCACGGCGTCGAGACCGAGGGCTGCGGCGAGTGGCCGGGCACCGTCGAGCGGCTCGACGCGCCCGTGCTGCCCCACATGGGGTGGAACACCGTCAAGGCCCCCGCGGGCAGCGTCCTGTTCGCCGGCCTGGACGCCGCCACCCGCTTCTACTTCGTGCACTCCTACGGCGTGCGCGAGTGGGAGCTGCGCACCGGCGACGGGTTCGCCGAGCCGATCGTGACGTGGGCCGAGCACGGCGTGCCGTTCGTGGCCGCCGTGGAGAACGGCCCCCTCATGGCGACCCAGTTCCACCCCGAGAAGTCCGGCGACGCCGGGGCCGCACTGCTGAAGAACTGGCTGGACACCGTTGAGTGA
- a CDS encoding histidinol-phosphate transaminase, with translation MASAHGDSRVNLDDLPIRDDLRGKTPYGAPQIDVPVRLNTNENPYPPSPELVADLAEAVRAQAGELNRYPDRDATALRADLADYLGHGLRTEQVWAANGSNEVLQQILQAFGGHGRTAIGFEPSYSMHPIITSGTNTEWIQAGREEDFSLDPGKAVAAIEEHRPDIVFLASPNNPTGTAQPLATIEAILAAAPGMVVVDEAYAEFAREGTPSALTLLPAHPRLIVTRTMSKAFAMAGTRLGYLAAHPAVVEALLLVRLPYHLSTLTQTAARVALRHRAELLGTVDALRRERDATVTWLRSKDLAVADSDANFVLFGRFPDRRKVWEGLLERGVLIREVGPPEWLRVTIGTGEEMAAFRAALEGVL, from the coding sequence CTGGCGAGTGCCCACGGAGACTCCCGAGTGAACCTGGACGATCTGCCCATCCGCGACGACCTGAGGGGCAAGACGCCGTACGGCGCGCCCCAGATCGACGTCCCGGTCCGGCTCAACACCAACGAAAACCCCTACCCGCCGTCCCCGGAGCTGGTCGCCGACCTGGCCGAGGCGGTCCGGGCCCAGGCGGGCGAGCTCAACCGCTACCCCGACAGGGACGCCACCGCGCTCCGTGCCGACCTGGCCGACTACCTCGGGCACGGGCTGCGCACCGAGCAGGTGTGGGCGGCCAACGGCTCCAATGAGGTGCTCCAGCAGATCCTGCAGGCGTTCGGCGGCCACGGCCGCACCGCCATCGGGTTCGAGCCGTCCTACTCGATGCACCCGATCATCACCAGCGGCACCAACACCGAGTGGATCCAGGCGGGCCGCGAGGAGGACTTCTCGCTCGACCCCGGCAAGGCCGTCGCGGCGATCGAGGAGCACCGGCCCGACATCGTGTTCCTGGCCTCGCCCAACAACCCGACCGGCACCGCGCAGCCGCTGGCCACGATCGAGGCGATCCTGGCCGCCGCGCCGGGCATGGTCGTGGTCGACGAGGCCTACGCCGAGTTCGCCCGCGAGGGCACGCCGTCGGCGCTCACGCTGCTGCCCGCCCACCCGAGGCTGATCGTCACCAGGACGATGTCCAAGGCGTTCGCCATGGCGGGCACGCGGCTGGGCTACCTGGCCGCGCACCCGGCCGTGGTGGAGGCGCTGCTGCTGGTGCGGCTGCCGTACCATCTGTCGACGCTCACCCAGACGGCGGCACGCGTGGCGCTGCGCCACCGCGCGGAGTTGCTCGGCACCGTGGACGCGCTGCGGCGCGAGCGCGACGCGACGGTGACGTGGTTGCGGTCCAAGGATCTGGCGGTGGCCGACTCGGACGCCAACTTCGTGCTGTTCGGGCGCTTCCCCGACCGGCGCAAGGTGTGGGAGGGCTTGCTGGAGCGCGGCGTGCTCATCCGCGAGGTGGGCCCGCCCGAATGGCTGCGTGTCACGATCGGCACCGGCGAGGAGATGGCGGCCTTCCGTGCCGCCCTGGAAGGAGTCTTGTGA
- a CDS encoding Rid family hydrolase, which produces MSVGSISMHSTGSRVFSGGVWEEKYGYARAVVVGNRVIVSGCTASVGGEVRHIGDAYQQSLTAIDIALEAVVTGGLTREDVVMVRYYVVEQHHFDLVGRAIAKVFGGVRPACTGVRVAGLVDPGMLVEIEIEAMRA; this is translated from the coding sequence ATGAGCGTCGGTAGCATCAGCATGCACAGCACCGGGTCGAGGGTGTTCTCTGGCGGTGTCTGGGAGGAGAAGTACGGCTACGCGCGCGCCGTGGTCGTCGGAAATCGGGTGATCGTCTCCGGCTGCACGGCCTCGGTCGGAGGCGAGGTGCGCCACATCGGCGACGCGTATCAGCAGAGCCTGACCGCGATCGACATCGCGCTCGAGGCCGTCGTGACGGGCGGGCTGACCCGCGAGGACGTGGTCATGGTCCGCTACTACGTGGTGGAGCAGCACCACTTCGACCTCGTCGGGCGGGCCATCGCCAAGGTGTTCGGCGGGGTGCGCCCCGCCTGCACGGGAGTTCGGGTGGCCGGGCTGGTCGACCCGGGAATGCTGGTCGAGATCGAGATCGAGGCAATGCGAGCATGA
- a CDS encoding glutamine synthetase family protein has protein sequence MRDRPSGTKINQLDPNVRRILERAELEGIELIRFLYADHAGVIRGKAASRSRLAERLSTGIGHTVAMMAMNMLDQLQDVEHMGPVGEVRIVPDPTTYVALPQAPGAAAMLSDLRRPDGSPWEACPRTFLKDAIAELATEGYTLVAAFEPEFTLGRRLPDPAGGPDRLVPLDDSLCYANSGFDTAHDYTIKLIRALETQGLRVEHYHPELGPGQQELSIRYAPALRAADNHVLFRETVRGVAQRMQMWATLAPKPLADQAGNGAHLHLSLWNDNRNVFAGDGEVRDGFIGGLLAHLPALTALTCGSVNSFRRLTPRMWSSAYAVYGPDNREAAVRVCSPLGESGEPNLELKPSDSSANPYLSLGAVIHAGLDGIRRKLDPGEPVDVDPDTRPGRYPRLPSSLDEALDALEADEVLMEALGPLRRSAYLAVKRSEAAAFGAKDVSYELFNHMRAF, from the coding sequence ATGAGAGATCGCCCCAGCGGCACCAAGATCAATCAGCTTGATCCGAATGTGCGGCGGATCCTCGAGCGAGCCGAGCTCGAGGGCATCGAGCTGATCCGTTTTCTGTACGCCGACCACGCTGGCGTCATTCGTGGTAAGGCGGCTTCCCGATCACGGTTGGCGGAGCGGCTCAGCACGGGCATCGGGCACACGGTGGCCATGATGGCGATGAACATGCTCGACCAGCTCCAGGACGTCGAGCACATGGGTCCGGTGGGCGAGGTGCGCATCGTTCCCGACCCCACCACCTACGTGGCGCTGCCCCAGGCGCCCGGCGCGGCGGCGATGTTGTCGGACCTGCGGCGGCCGGACGGCTCACCATGGGAGGCGTGCCCGCGGACATTTCTCAAGGACGCGATCGCCGAGCTGGCCACCGAGGGTTACACGCTGGTCGCGGCGTTCGAGCCGGAGTTCACACTGGGCCGCCGCCTGCCCGACCCGGCGGGTGGCCCGGACCGGCTGGTGCCACTCGACGACTCCCTGTGCTACGCCAACAGCGGGTTCGACACGGCGCACGACTACACCATCAAGCTCATCCGCGCCCTGGAGACGCAGGGCCTGCGCGTCGAGCACTACCACCCGGAGCTCGGGCCCGGCCAGCAGGAGTTGTCGATCAGGTACGCGCCCGCGCTGCGGGCCGCCGACAACCACGTCCTGTTCAGGGAGACCGTCCGCGGCGTGGCCCAGCGCATGCAGATGTGGGCCACGCTGGCCCCCAAGCCGCTCGCCGACCAGGCCGGCAACGGAGCCCACCTGCATCTGTCGCTGTGGAACGACAACCGGAACGTCTTCGCCGGTGACGGCGAGGTGCGTGACGGCTTCATCGGCGGCCTGCTCGCCCACCTGCCCGCCCTGACCGCGCTCACGTGCGGCAGCGTCAACAGCTTCCGCCGCCTGACGCCCCGCATGTGGTCCAGCGCTTACGCGGTGTACGGGCCCGACAACCGGGAGGCCGCCGTACGCGTGTGCTCGCCGCTCGGTGAGTCCGGCGAGCCGAACCTGGAGCTGAAGCCGTCGGACTCCTCCGCCAATCCCTACCTGTCGCTCGGCGCGGTGATCCACGCCGGGCTGGACGGGATCCGCCGCAAGCTCGACCCCGGCGAGCCCGTGGACGTGGATCCCGACACGCGGCCCGGCCGCTACCCGCGCCTGCCGTCGTCGCTGGACGAGGCGCTCGACGCGCTGGAGGCCGACGAGGTGCTCATGGAGGCGCTCGGGCCGCTGCGGCGCAGCGCGTACCTGGCCGTCAAACGGTCGGAGGCGGCGGCGTTCGGCGCGAAGGACGTGTCGTACGAGCTGTTCAACCACATGCGCGCGTTCTGA